From a region of the uncultured Desulfatiglans sp. genome:
- a CDS encoding hypothetical protein (Evidence 5 : Unknown function) yields MNFVRQAGAPESCANKDPRGAALAICEKRAILHGDRFGKGRIPAAPFIAGMVAGGESVDSTRFDVEASFRALKVKKVGSTRRSEDLEGEGWRVDG; encoded by the coding sequence TTGAACTTTGTGCGGCAGGCCGGGGCGCCGGAGTCTTGCGCCAACAAAGATCCAAGGGGAGCGGCGCTTGCCATTTGTGAAAAAAGGGCTATCTTGCATGGGGATCGATTTGGAAAAGGACGCATCCCGGCCGCGCCGTTCATTGCCGGGATGGTTGCTGGCGGGGAATCTGTTGACAGCACGCGGTTTGACGTGGAAGCATCGTTCAGGGCTTTGAAGGTGAAAAAGGTTGGTTCGACGCGGCGGTCGGAGGACTTGGAGGGCGAAGGGTGGCGGGTCGATGGATGA
- a CDS encoding putative Zn-dependent hydrolase of beta-lactamase fold protein (Evidence 3 : Putative function from multiple computational evidences), with translation MAGRWMMLWLLGALLCAGCAAEGQRVESSKDDKGFTDFIQWRWERLFKDIPSAEDYHFELARNDPDFLRGNRSVNTVTWIGHATLLLQIDGRNILTDPHFSRRASPVQWAGPRRVAPPGLALSDLPPIDFVLVSHDHYDSLDVGSIEGLLSRKGGEKTLFVVPKGLKRWFENLGVQRVVELEWWETHTEDGAALTAVPVKHWSKRSLFSKNQSLWAGWVVRSPGFAFFFAGDSGYTERFKEIGRRLGPFDLAAIPIGAYEPRWFMRDHHMDPGEAVQVHLDVEARRSVAIHWGTFILTDEPLYEPPVRLAEALADKGLDGDVFWVLQHGETRRLP, from the coding sequence GTGGCGGGTCGATGGATGATGCTGTGGTTGCTGGGCGCCCTTCTCTGCGCTGGCTGCGCCGCAGAGGGGCAGCGTGTGGAAAGCAGCAAGGATGACAAAGGCTTCACCGATTTCATCCAGTGGCGTTGGGAGCGTTTGTTCAAAGACATTCCCTCGGCGGAGGATTACCATTTCGAGCTTGCGCGGAACGATCCGGATTTTCTGCGCGGCAACCGCTCGGTCAACACCGTCACGTGGATCGGGCATGCGACCCTGCTCCTTCAGATCGACGGCCGTAACATCCTGACGGACCCCCACTTCTCCAGGAGGGCCTCTCCGGTGCAGTGGGCGGGTCCGCGGCGGGTGGCGCCCCCGGGTCTCGCCCTCTCGGATCTTCCCCCGATCGATTTTGTCCTGGTGTCGCATGACCACTACGATTCCCTCGATGTCGGGAGCATCGAGGGACTGCTGTCCCGAAAGGGCGGCGAAAAGACCCTTTTCGTTGTCCCCAAAGGGCTCAAACGGTGGTTTGAAAATCTCGGGGTGCAGCGTGTGGTGGAACTCGAGTGGTGGGAAACCCACACCGAAGACGGGGCGGCCCTGACCGCGGTCCCCGTCAAGCACTGGAGCAAACGGAGCTTGTTCTCCAAGAACCAAAGCCTCTGGGCGGGATGGGTGGTCAGATCCCCCGGCTTCGCCTTTTTCTTCGCCGGGGACAGCGGCTACACGGAGCGTTTCAAGGAGATCGGCCGCAGGTTGGGGCCTTTCGATCTGGCGGCCATTCCGATCGGCGCCTATGAGCCGCGCTGGTTCATGCGGGATCACCACATGGATCCTGGAGAAGCGGTGCAGGTGCACCTGGATGTCGAAGCCCGCCGCTCGGTGGCGATCCACTGGGGGACCTTTATCTTGACCGACGAACCGCTGTATGAGCCGCCTGTCCGCCTGGCCGAGGCGCTGGCCGATAAAGGGCTGGATGGCGATGTGTTCTGGGTACTGCAGCACGGAGAGACGCGGCGGCTGCCCTGA
- the glnB gene encoding regulatory protein P-II for glutamine synthetase (Evidence 2a : Function from experimental evidences in other organisms; PubMedId : 2574599, 2885322, 2907369, 7866749, 8226691, 8293810, 8412694; Product type r : regulator): MKKIEAIIKPFKLDEVKEGLAGLGVKGLTVTEVKGFGRQRGHKEVYRGAEYQVDFVSKLKIEIVLTADLVPDAVKLIQEKAHTGQIGDGKIFILPVEEVVRIRTGERGQDAI, translated from the coding sequence ATGAAAAAGATCGAGGCGATCATCAAACCGTTCAAACTGGACGAGGTGAAAGAGGGATTGGCCGGTCTGGGGGTCAAGGGGTTGACCGTCACCGAGGTCAAGGGGTTCGGCAGGCAGCGCGGCCACAAGGAGGTGTACCGGGGCGCGGAATATCAGGTGGACTTTGTCTCCAAACTCAAGATCGAGATCGTCCTCACCGCCGACCTGGTGCCCGATGCGGTGAAGCTGATCCAGGAAAAGGCGCATACCGGTCAGATCGGCGACGGGAAGATCTTCATCCTCCCCGTCGAGGAGGTGGTCCGGATAAGGACCGGAGAGCGGGGACAGGACGCCATCTAG
- the glnD gene encoding Bifunctional uridylyltransferase/uridylyl-removing enzyme, with the protein MAKNPHFRLGNRVLPGNHFPDLRRQRREVVMTRASEELKSGREALLAGLAAGRCGRDFPERYTESVDQYFRRALQDSRIGRSLFKEKCPVAFVAVGGYGRGDLCLHSDIDILILFGRKVPASAKDLTDEVFFPLWDLGLDLGYGVRTVADCAALARGDFQVLTSLLDARFLCGDSPLYLGLLAKMQDKVLRKRASAFSHWIEDQARIREMTYGDASYLLEPNLKEGLGGLRDYHAMLWLGKVFFGLRVPRDLEYQGRLSTAEFRALEADLELIGRTRNLLHFLTGRKNDRLSFEYQEKIAGMQGFRDWVHSAAVEQFMGRLHAAMASIKSLYRAFLRTHLPKGGPSPKEAVVDDLRPGLHLEGEALCFDGAMAVLTRPLLLMEIFEESCRLGYPLSMEARRLVREFSYLVDDAYRCAPEAVEGFLGMVESLRGQPALDEIFETGFLDVFIPELGRTRDKVQFDAYHIYPVGRHVLQTVACLKRIGQQGDILLTTIFEEIKDKRSLFAAALFHDIGKGGPEHAFRGARITRTILDRFDYPMKAGEDVLFLVRNHLLLAETATRRDLNDEKIVVQCARGIGSIERLKMLYLLTWADSRATGPRAWTDWIANLVRELFFKILHILERGELASADASRRMEATRLELRQRLSKDMDPDRVERIIENMPHRYLLERTSAEILRDVETALEMQSGAGGGVIDPFALTFRKDEAEDCWEITFAARDRPGLFADMAGVLALENINVLSAYIYTWRDGTALDIFRVTNPLDPLRTGEIWQRVEEDLRGVFSGRLPLGPRLEEKASRSVLDVQRKPAHPPEVRVDNRASDFFTVVEVFADDRIGLLYRITHTLFGLGLDIRIAKISTKGDQIADVFYVRDLEGQKVEDPGRVEEIRMALLHVLME; encoded by the coding sequence TTGGCTAAAAATCCTCATTTCCGGCTTGGAAACCGGGTTCTGCCGGGAAATCATTTTCCCGATCTGCGGCGGCAGCGGCGAGAGGTGGTTATGACACGGGCTTCCGAAGAATTGAAGAGCGGCCGGGAGGCACTGCTTGCCGGTCTGGCTGCGGGGAGATGCGGCCGGGATTTTCCGGAGCGTTATACGGAATCGGTGGATCAGTACTTCAGGCGAGCCCTGCAGGACAGTCGAATCGGCCGGTCGCTCTTCAAGGAAAAATGCCCTGTAGCCTTTGTCGCCGTTGGCGGCTATGGCCGGGGGGACTTATGTCTGCATTCGGACATCGATATCCTGATCCTCTTCGGCCGCAAGGTCCCCGCTTCGGCGAAGGATTTGACGGACGAGGTGTTTTTCCCGCTCTGGGACCTCGGTCTGGACCTCGGCTATGGTGTGCGGACGGTCGCGGATTGCGCTGCGCTTGCGAGAGGCGATTTTCAGGTATTGACTTCACTGCTCGATGCGCGGTTTCTCTGCGGGGATTCCCCACTGTATCTCGGCCTGCTCGCGAAGATGCAGGACAAGGTGCTTCGCAAACGCGCGTCGGCCTTCAGCCACTGGATCGAGGATCAGGCGCGGATCCGCGAGATGACTTACGGCGATGCGAGTTATCTCCTCGAGCCGAATCTGAAGGAGGGCCTGGGCGGGCTACGGGATTACCATGCCATGCTCTGGCTCGGAAAGGTCTTTTTCGGCCTCCGGGTTCCCCGGGACCTGGAGTACCAGGGAAGGCTTTCAACCGCCGAGTTCCGGGCGCTCGAAGCCGACCTGGAGCTCATCGGGCGTACGCGCAACCTCCTCCATTTCCTGACCGGCCGAAAGAACGACCGCCTCTCCTTCGAGTATCAGGAGAAGATCGCCGGCATGCAGGGTTTCAGAGATTGGGTCCATTCGGCCGCGGTCGAGCAGTTCATGGGCCGGCTGCACGCGGCGATGGCCTCGATCAAATCGCTTTACAGGGCCTTTCTGAGAACGCATCTGCCAAAGGGCGGACCCTCACCGAAGGAAGCGGTCGTGGACGATCTCAGACCGGGTTTGCATCTCGAGGGGGAGGCCCTTTGCTTCGATGGGGCGATGGCCGTCCTGACCCGTCCGCTTCTCCTGATGGAGATCTTCGAGGAGAGCTGCCGCCTTGGATATCCCCTTTCGATGGAGGCGCGGCGGTTGGTGCGAGAATTTTCCTATCTCGTGGACGATGCCTACCGCTGTGCGCCGGAGGCCGTCGAGGGCTTTCTCGGCATGGTGGAATCCCTCCGGGGGCAGCCGGCACTCGATGAGATATTCGAGACCGGCTTCCTGGATGTCTTCATACCGGAACTCGGCCGCACGCGAGACAAGGTGCAGTTCGACGCATACCATATTTACCCGGTGGGCCGGCACGTCCTCCAGACGGTGGCCTGTCTGAAGAGGATAGGACAGCAGGGAGATATCCTGCTCACGACGATCTTCGAGGAAATAAAGGACAAGCGCAGTCTTTTTGCGGCGGCGCTGTTCCATGACATTGGGAAGGGCGGTCCGGAGCATGCCTTCAGAGGGGCCCGGATCACCCGCACCATCCTCGATCGATTCGATTATCCGATGAAGGCCGGGGAGGATGTCCTTTTCCTGGTGAGAAATCACCTGCTCCTGGCCGAAACCGCCACCCGCAGGGACCTGAACGACGAGAAGATCGTCGTGCAATGCGCCCGCGGGATCGGGAGCATCGAGCGCCTCAAAATGCTCTATCTCCTGACCTGGGCCGATTCCAGGGCGACAGGCCCGCGCGCCTGGACCGACTGGATCGCGAACCTGGTGCGGGAACTCTTCTTCAAGATTCTGCACATCCTCGAAAGAGGCGAGTTGGCCAGCGCCGATGCGTCCAGACGGATGGAGGCGACCCGCCTCGAGCTTCGGCAGCGCCTCTCGAAGGACATGGACCCGGATCGCGTCGAGAGGATCATCGAAAACATGCCGCATCGCTATCTGCTCGAGAGGACGTCGGCCGAGATCCTGCGGGATGTCGAGACGGCCCTCGAGATGCAAAGCGGGGCGGGAGGGGGTGTGATCGATCCTTTTGCGTTGACCTTCCGGAAAGACGAGGCGGAGGATTGCTGGGAGATCACCTTCGCGGCCCGGGACCGCCCAGGCCTGTTTGCCGATATGGCGGGCGTGCTCGCCCTCGAAAACATCAATGTCCTGAGCGCTTATATCTATACCTGGCGGGATGGCACCGCACTCGACATCTTCAGGGTTACCAACCCGCTCGACCCCCTCCGTACCGGCGAGATCTGGCAGAGGGTCGAAGAGGACCTGCGGGGGGTTTTCAGCGGCCGGTTGCCGCTTGGCCCCCGGCTCGAGGAGAAGGCGAGCCGTTCGGTCCTGGACGTTCAGCGAAAGCCGGCCCACCCACCGGAGGTGCGTGTGGACAATCGCGCGTCCGATTTTTTCACGGTCGTGGAGGTCTTCGCGGACGACCGGATCGGGCTCCTGTATCGCATCACCCATACGCTTTTCGGCCTCGGACTCGACATCCGAATCGCCAAGATCTCGACCAAGGGGGACCAGATCGCCGATGTGTTCTACGTCCGGGATCTGGAGGGCCAAAAGGTGGAAGACCCGGGACGGGTGGAAGAGATCCGGATGGCGCTTCTGCACGTGCTCATGGAATGA
- a CDS encoding hypothetical protein (Evidence 5 : Unknown function) has translation MVFLANLGVNLHVCLCGDLQVASAQTLDFHPEMVFLANLGVNLHVCLCGDLQVASAQTLDFLDIG, from the coding sequence ATGGTCTTTTTAGCCAATCTCGGCGTCAATCTGCACGTTTGCTTGTGCGGCGACCTGCAGGTCGCCTCCGCGCAAACGCTTGATTTCCATCCGGAAATGGTCTTTTTGGCCAATCTCGGCGTCAATCTGCACGTTTGCTTGTGCGGCGACCTGCAGGTCGCCTCCGCGCAAACGCTTGATTTCCTTGATATTGGCTAA